Part of the uncultured Desulfobacter sp. genome, AGCCTTGAAAAAGGAGAATTCAAAAAACGATTCATAGAGCTGTGTTTCTATACCAGGATCTGATTGCCGCTTCTCGGGGGCCACTTTTTCAACTCCTTTTTTGCCTGCAACGTTTTAATGACCAGCCTGGAAAATGAATTCACCGAGACATATTGTCCTAAAAACCGGTCCAGGATCGCCCCGAACAGATAAAGCCCGGACCCGACAAATTTATCTTCATCCAGTGTGATGGTGATTTCCACGCCCCTGGCAAAGGAATCGTTTATCCGTTTGGTAATGTGCCGGGTCGACACGGATACAATGCCGCTGATCTGTTGCCGGGTGGCGCTTGAATTCTGGAAATCATATAGTTTGAGAATCTCTTTTAATGCATCTTCTCCACCCTCTGCCAGGGAGATGTAATTCAAGGAGAGATGGGAGATCAACCGCCACTGCAGGGCACCGCCCAGGGCTGGTCGGAAGGTGGGCGTGGGCTTGATTAATGAGACAATTTTATTTACAGGCGCTGCAAGCTCCATGGTAAAATCCCCCCGCACATCACCAAACGGCAGGCGGGAGGGCATATCCCTGTTGGTGCAGGTGTGCCGGACGGTCAGGATATCACACCCCGGATCTGCCGGGGTCATGTTTAAATCGCAAAAGGATAAAAATACATCGGTGCCTTTATCTGATTTGCGGCCGGAGGGCCTGCGCTGAACGTGCCAGAATACCTTGGGTTCGTTGTCGAGTTCATCGGACAGATGGTGCCGGATGGAGTAAAAAGGGCGAAACTCTTTGGGCTTGCTGTCGGTGGTTGAGGCGGCTGTCACCTGATCTATGGTGTAAATCTCCGTGGCGTCATACCGGCGAAGGTCCGGGGTAACCCGGTATTCGGTTTTTCTCTGTTCAATGCGGATGGGTTCGGCAATTTTTTTAAACAGGTTCACGGCCGGAGCGGTATTCAGCTGAAAGGTGTCCGGGTCAACAATGACGTGTTTTCTGATTGCCCGGTCAAAACAGATGCGTATGGTCAGCCGGGTGCCTGCCTCAATACCATTTAACCGGTCAAGTCCAACCAGGTCAAAAAAGAGAAATTTTTCAGGAAAGGTGAAGTACTCAAACAGCAGCAGGTACCCGGGAAAAGAGCGTTTGGAAAAGGGAAGCAGTTTTTCATCCCTGGAGAATCCCACCGGGAGGATTGAACGTTTATCCAGGGTCAGGGTTTGCTCGGTGCCGCCCTCCGGAGTAAACGATAATTCAACGGCTGTGACATTATTGAAAAGGCGTTCATAAAGATGAAATACATGCTGGGCCTGGCCGTTCAAGAAAAAACGAAGCCTGTCAAAGGCAATATCGCCAACATCGATGTCATTGACGGTGTCAAGACGGATGTCAAGGGTCTGCACAGTGTTGAGTGCCGAAGGGCCCGCCTCCTGGACATCCACCCCCGCCACTTTGACGGGCCAGAGCGATACGGCCGAGCAAAGGGTAAAGGTGCAGGGGGACCCTTTAACCGGTTTGGAAAACATCGGCACCCCTTTATCAATGGTGTATCCCTTTTCGGTGATGCTTTTTGCGATAGGGTCAAACTGCACAATGGTCATGGAGGGAATCGGATTGTTGTAGTGCGGATAGGTGATGTTGAAAATGGATTCGGTGATTTCGGGAAAATCATCGTCAATTTTTTTATGAATCCGTCCGCTGATAAAGGCAAAGGCTTCAATGAGCCTTTCGATGTGGGGATCTTCGCACTTGTCCGGTTCAAGTTGCAGCCGTCCCGCAATTTTGGGATATTTGCGGGCAAAATGGCTTCCCATTTCCCGGACAAAGGTCAGTTCCTGTTCATAGTACTTTAAAAGTGTGTCATCCATGGTGCAGTAAGTTTTTATCGGTCATTTAATTGGAAATTATGTAACGGTTCCGGCCCACATCAAAAAAGGTATCAAAGGAGACCGGCTCATTGAGCGGATCCACCACGAGCATGCCGGTAATAATGAAATAGAGCTGTCCTTTTTTTTTGCCCCTTCGGTCGAGACGGACCGCCGCTTTTTTCAGCCTGGGTTCATACCTTTGGATTGCAGATTCAATCTCCTTGCATAGTTTTTGACGCACAATACTTGTTTCCGGGTTCTCCACGGAAAAATCCCGGATGCCGTAGCCGATCAAAGAGGCGCTCAGACTCGTAAAGGATTTAGGGATATCAATGGGACTGCACCGGGTATTCAGCAGGTTTTCAATGTCCCGGATCACACTGTTGATGATCGTCTGTTCAGACACAATACGCTGCTGTTCAGACTCCCGGGGCTGTGATGGATCATCATCCAGGAGCCTGTCCAGCAACGCGGCTGTGAGATTAACTGAATCGGCCATAAATCCCTGTCTTCTTTACGGTCTTATCCTTGAGCCGGTGGTGGTAATTCCGCCACAAGGCGCAGGGAGACGGACAATTCATCCAACTGGAAATGGGGCTTGAGAAAGCTGACGGCCCTGTAGGCCCCGGGTTTGCCCGGAATCTCAGAGACGTCAATTCTGGCCTCACGCAGGGGATACTTGGCCTTCATATCCTGGGTGGCATTGTCATCCAGCAGTACATAGTTGCTGATCCACCGGTTCAGAAAGTCTTCGGCATTTTTACGTGTCATAAAACTGCCGATTTTGTCACGCATGATGGATTTGAGATAATGGGCAAACCGTGCCGTGGCCATGATATATTGCAGCTGGGATGATAGCCTGGCGTTGGCATTGGCCGCATCCGTATCAAAAATTTTGGGTTTGTTGGTACTCTGGGTGCTGAAAAATGCCGCATAGTCCGTGCCTTTGCAGTGAACCAGGGGGATGAAGCCCAGATCCGCCAGCTCCTTTTCCCGCCGGTCGGTAATGGCAATTTCCGTGGGGCATTTGAGGGCCACATCCCCTTCATCGGTTTTAAAGGTGTGAACCGGCAGGTCCTGGACGAGGCCGCCGCCTTCAACCCCTCTGATGGCGGCACACCATGAATGTTTGGCAAAGGCTTCGGTGAGCCGGGTGCCTAACGCGTAGGCAGCATTGCCCCACAGATACCGCCGGTGGTCGGTGCCGTCCACTTTTTCTTCAAAGTCAAAGGATTCCACCGGCACCGTATTTTTACCGTAGGGCAGGCGCATGAGAATATGGGGCATGGCCAGGGCCACATATCTTGAGTCCTCAGATTCTCTGAAAGATCGCCATTTGGCATATTCGTCCCCGGAAAAAATTTTGGCCATGTCCCGGGGATTGCCCAGTTCCGTAAAGCTGTCCATGTTAAACAATTCGGGACCGGCGGCAGACAAAAAGGGCGCATGGGCAGCCGCAGCCACGCCTGAAATTTTATTGAGCAGGGCCATATCCTGGGGGTGGTTGGTGAATTCATAATCGCCGATCAAAGCGCCGTAGGACGCTCCGCCGAACATACCGAACTCCTCTTCATACACCTTTTTAAAGAGGGAGGACTGGTCAAACTCCGAGGCCTTTTCCATATCCTTGAGCAGATCTTTTTTGGATACGTTCATGACCCGAAGTTTCATGCGCTCGCCGGTTTCGGTTTTGTCGACCAGGTACCCAAGGCCGCGCCAGGAGCCTTCAAGCTTTTGAAACTCCTCGTGGTGCATCACCTCATTGAGCTGGTCTGAGATCAGTTTGTCAATCTGGCTGATCCTTGCATTGATCATGGCCTCGGTGTCTTTGGATACGGTGATTTCGCCGTCCATGACCTGGGAGACAAATTCACCCACAAGATCCTTGGCCCAGGGTTTCTGACTTTCATCCCGGGCCAGGCGGCCCTGGGCAATTATTTGATCCAGAAGACTCTCTTCCTGGACGGTCTCTTCGGTTTCCGGTGCATCCGGTTGAACCTGCTGTTCTTTATCCGACATGGGATTTCTCCTTATGATAAAATCTTTAGGATTGGCTATTCATCGCTTTTCTTGCCGGTCTCCTGGCTGAGCTTGGTCAGGGCGTCGGTATTGGAGATCACATCCTGGAGCAGTTCATCCAGTTTGTCGTTTCCGTCAAGCTTGTTTAAAAGACCGGTCAGTTTCTCCCTGGCCTCCACGAGCTTGCGAATGGGTTCCACCTGCCGGGCCACCTTTTCCGGATGGAAATCCTCCATGCTTTCGAATTTAAGTTCAACGGCAATGGCCGAATCTTCATCGGTAAGCTTATTGTCCACCCGATAGGCCAGCCGGGGCGCCATTCCCTTGAGCACATTGTTAAAGTTATCCCTGTCGATCTCCACAAATTTGCGCTCTTTGAGTTTGGGCAACGGTTCTTCCGGTTTCCCTGAAAGGTCTGAAAGTACTCCCATTACAAAGGGGATTTCTTTCATCTCAATGGCGTCTCCCTTTTCCACATCATAGGTGATCTGGACTCTGGGGGAGCGCACTCTATCCAAGGTGTGCTGTTGACTTTCCTTGGCCATGTCTGCCTCCTTTGGTTTTCAATCTAACGGGTTTGTTATTTGTTATTTAAGGGTTTGAATATTCCATTGCTTTGGTGACGTCCAGGGTGCACAGCCGGGTCAAAATATCCCTGGCCCTGTAATGATCATCATCGGAACTGCCTTCGGCTGTCAGACACTGATATAGTGTACCCAGGGCTTCGGCGATCCATATGGGCGATTCCCAGCGGTCCAGGGCAAGGTCTTCGATTAATGTGTTGAGCTCTTCCACAATGGGCCTGGCCAGATCCGGCCGGTTGCCCTTTAGGCAGAGCCGGGCCATGAGCAGTTTGAAGTTGGTTTTTTCCCGCACGGACTGGGCACTGCATGAGGCACCGAGCAACTGTTCCAGGGCCGGTTTGATACCGTCCTTGCCAAGCTTTAACAGGGCATCCTGCCACACTGCCTCTTCAATGCCTGCGCCCCCAAGAAACCGGTTGACCCTGAACGCCCCGACCTGGCCCGAAGCGATTCGCTGGGTCTGGGAGGCTGCCGGTGCCGCTGCTGCAACCGGTTCACTGCCGGTTTCGTTTTCAATCATCGGCTCATCTGCCGGGGATGGCTCCGTCTCCTGGGACGCAGCTTTTTGGGGTTCATCCGGCTCATCTCCTTTTTTGGTTTTTAAAAACTGGCCAACCAGCTGGTTGCAGGCTTCCAGGGAGGATTTTATCTCCGCAAGCCTTGGGGCCTCATTGCCGAATTTTTCATCAATAACGGCATCCATCCGGTTGAAGAAATCCATGCATTGGGATGTATGGGATGCCAGAATTTCATAAAATTGTTTTGACGATGCGGCCACGGCACTGTCAAATTCTTCGGCCGTAAGTTTTCCTTCGGCGATCTGTTCGTCCCGGGCCGCTTTTTTATTCTCAATTTCATCCCCATACTGGTCCACCGTGTCCTTTTCATACCCCACATGCCTGGATTCCTGCCAGTGGTTCCAGGTATATCCGGGGGTGGACGCCGGGTCTGTCACGGCAATCTCTTTGACGGGAAACCACAGTTTGTCATTGATGAATTCAAGGGGCCCAATCCGGTAATCAAGATCACCGTCGTCGATTTCAGGGTAAATGGTGTCCCAGAACTGTTCCAGTAACCGGCTTAACATTTCAAGCCCCAGGGCCACGCCTTCAAATCCCCGGGTGGCGGTTAACGCCTCCAGCAGCCAGGCGGCGATTTGAATGTCTTTTGTCCGGGTGGTGAGTGCGTCCTGGGCAATACTGTATACGGTGGCCCAGTCCGATGTTTTCAACTCATGCTGCCAGTCGCCCTGTTCCAGAACCTCATCGGCCCGTCTTGCCTCCTGGATGTCGTCATAAACAGCTGTATACCGAAGGTCTTCCCCCGAGGGATTGTCCCCTTCAATGGGCCTTAACATGGCCTCCATATCCATAGGCGTGCCTCTCCTTGTTACAATTCAAAAAGCCGGTTAAAATCCTGTGCCCGAAGCGGACGGTTAAACATATGTATCATGGGCATATCCGGCATGCCGCCCAGAAACACGGCACCGGGTATCGGGGGATTTTTTTTAAAAAAGCCCCAGCTATCCGGTTTTACCCCGGTATTTTCAAATGCTGCCAACAGTTTGGCAACCGGCAGACTTAACCGGTTAGCTCGTCCATCCTGCTTATAAAATGCCAGAATACAATGGGATAATTTGTCGACGGTTTTGCCCGGGGCCTTCACCCCGTGTCCGTTAATGTTCTGTAATGCGGTTTTAAATGATTTGAAATCGTCGTATCGGCCGGTGGCTGATGCCTCAAAGGTTCTAAAAACAGAATCAAATGCCGTAAAAATATTCTGCCAGGTTTTCTGCCAGTTTTTAATGGCCACACCGGCTGTGATCAATAAGGGGTAGGGCCGTCCCATCCGGTCGCTGCTGTCCCGGACCAGGCCTAAAACAAGATCGTAATTTTTTATCCCCTTTGTCCAGAAACGATAGGAGCAGCTTGTGGCCTTTTGGTGGGCCGGGGGGTGTTGGCCGACCGCCTTTTCAATCCAGGCGGCAAGGGCCCGGGCGATGGCCGATTCCACCTGAATCGAAAAAAAATCGTCAAAGGCCGGGTGCTTGCCGAATGCAGAGATCTTAAACTGATAATTCGTATCCGCTATTTCCAGCATGTCACAATCTCCCCAGGCACCCGTCCCGGTGTTGCACTGACAAGGCCTGCCACCGTGCGGTTGCCTTTCATCTGGTATCTGACCCGTATGGCTTTGACCCCCATCCGTGCCAGGTCCTGGCGATGTTCGGGAAAGTCCGCCGGCGTAAAGGTGTGATGCCCGTTGGGAAATTCCTTTAAAAATTTAGGAAAGGATAGGTTCCCTTCATATCGTTTTACCAAGTCAAGACTGCCGATTTTAATGGTAAACATGGTGTCGCATTCGGATGTCGGGGACCACCGGAAGGTGTTCTGGACCGGAAAATTTAAGTTCTCAAGGGTGGTGGTTTTGTCCGCGCAGATCAGTTCGAGCACCGTGGCATGGGGCTGGAATTGTGATTCATCATTGGCGCTGGTGGGCATACCTGAGATGTTCACGGTGTAGTTGGGTTTCATTGGCTTGCCTGCGCGGATGCCCCGGGTTAAAAATTTGAAAAAATACGGGTTAAAGTTGATGCTTTTTCCATCCAACACAGCGGCCTGGTAGCCTTTTCTCAGCGTCCGTTTAATAAAGGGCTTGCCCGGACCGTTAATGAATTTTGTGACATATCCGTTCTGGCCTAACAGCAGCGCGTTTTTATTCTGGTCTCCGGCGATGCCCTGCATCTCCATAAGGACGCCCTGCTCCCACTTCTTCTGGAGTGTGCAGGCGGCTTCGTTCAGGGTCAATTGGTGGAAAAAATTTAGCGGGCCTTCCAGAAGATCCCAGATCAGTTCAGTCTCCTTGCCCTTGTAGGCCGGCATGGGTTTCAATGTTTTGAACGCTTTTCTGGCCTTAAAAAACGCAATTTCGCTGGTGGCGGGATCTTCGGTATATAATGCGTTTGCCATGTCAAAGGCCGCGCGTCGGCTCACCACCATGGGTGCCAGGGCGGCCAGGTTGTCCTGGTATATCATCAGGTTTTTGGCTGCTCTAAGCATGGTTTCAGGGTCCATACCGTGCAGCGAATCGGCAGGATCGGTTTTGACATTGTCTATGCCTTTTTTAACTGCTGTGGCTGCCTTGCCCAGCACGCCCGATGATGCTTTGGGCGCTTTGCGCAGGGCAACGGCCTGGAGGTCAAGGGTGCTTAAATCTTTTGCGAGACTGACCCAGTCCGGCGTACGGTCTGCCGGGGTGTCTGTCTCGGTCCGCGAAAAATACCCCAGTTCTTTGGGCATCGTATCAAGCAATGACATATACGGCCCTTTTTTTCGGCCCACACGATTGCTCAGCTCCAGCCATTGTTCCCGACGGGGGATGCGTGTTTTAGCCTTATCAAAATCAGTGATAAACCCAAACCAGGCATCAAAATATGCGGTTCTGTACCACCGGTGGAAATCGCGCTTCTTTTGGGCGAGGATCAATGAATTTGCCAGGGCATGTTCAATGTCGGCAATGAAATTGTCAATGGATTTGCGGCCCTGGATGGTAAATCCGGCCGGTACCGATGCCAGATCCGTGTCATCAACGTTCCTGCCCCAGAAATTTGAAACGCTGTAGATGCCCAGAGACGGGTCGCTGTTGGCCCAGGCCACCAGCCAGTTCAGGGGCTTGCCCTCCATGGACAGCACACGGGCCAGCCATTTCTCAAGGGTGTTCATCCGCTGGTTCATGACCAGGGTATCCCCCTGCCATGACAGATAGTTCAGGTACATGCTGTTGATCTTCACCTGGACATCTTCAACAATCTCCTTGCCCACCCCGATATCCACGGTGTTGAATGCCGGCTGGGGCAGGGCTGTCAGCGCGTTTATGTCGCTATCCGCCAATTTGGCTTTAATGCAGTGGATACGCCGGACAAGGTGGGCCACATGGCTGATATAGACCCCTTGGGGTGTCCCGGCGTTAAAATCAATCATGTTTTCAGCCATTTTTTTGTCAAAGGGATCGAGAAACCTGGAGTCAATCAAACGGCAGTATTTTTCTTTTAGCCGGGCTTCAATCTCAATGCTGTTGGTCAGACCCAACCGGGGTATCCACCAGTTCCGGTTGCGCTCTGCCACCCCTTTGATGGCGGTTTCAAATTTTTCCAGGGTATCGATGTCCGAGATCAGTTCGCCGGACAATGCCCTGGACGTCGCAAACTGGGCTGCGGCCCGTTTCATGATGTTCAAATTTTTCACAAATGAGAAACTTAGGATACCGCAAAAAAAGATGATCAAGGTGGTCCAGGCCGCAAAACCAATATTGCGGGTCAGCCGTGACCAAGCCGCCCCGCGCCGGGTCTGGGTAAAAAGCCCCCGATCCGATGGCAGCAGTTTGGAGAAAAAATCATGCAAAAACAGGCCGCGGCTGGTGCCGGGCAGCACCTCCTGTTCGCTGATCAGCCCCATATCTTTTAAAAAGCTTGAAAACGGGGTGCCTTCCTGGCAGCCGGAACTAAAGTAGATGCCCCTGAACAAGGGGGATTCCTGGTATGGATTTTCCTGGAACAGCCCTTTGACATAGGCCCTTAGACCGGATTCAATGCCGTCAAATTCCTTGGGGAACAAAATCAGATCCGGACCGGTGTCGGCCTGACCTGTTTTTTGCATTATTAACAGCCTTAGATTCCGGATCTGTTCGCCCATGCTTTTAAAACACTGGGTGACAAGGCCCTGGGAATCTTGCTCAAACCCATGGTTGACAATGCCCATGGCCTGGCCCAGGGCATCTTCACTGAGGGTGTCGCAAAAGCCGGTCATGCCCTGGATCAAATCGCATTTGGTCACCATGATATAGATGGGAAATTTGGACTCAAGGACGCGCATCAATTCGTCCACCCGTTTGCGGAGATCACGGCCCTGGCGTTCAAGGTCCTGGGTTTGTGCCGTGTTCAGTTCATCAACCGAGACGGTGACAATCAGACCGTTGAGCGGCTCTTTCTTTCTGTATTTGGCCAAAAGTTGCAGGAAACGCTGCCACTCATCCTTGTCGCGCTCCTCATCCACCCGTACCGAATAGCGGCCGGCCGTATCAATGAGGACGGCCTGTTCAAAAAACCACCAGTCGCAGTTCCGTGTGCCGGAGATCCCGGAAACGCTTTTGACTTCAGCAAAGGATGATGACAGGTCCGCGCTTTTAATGGCCGTGGTTTTGCCGGATCCGCTTTTACCGATGATCATGTACCACGGCAGCACATACAACGGATTTCCCTGTTTTTTCAGGTGGGATTTTTTCAGGGCCTCCACAGACTGCTTCCACTTGACCTGCATCTCCCGCATGGCGTCACGGTCTTTTTCCGTTTTAAGATCCAGGTCGGCATTGTCCTGCTCAATGATCCGGCTGACAAATTTTTGTTCCCGTTTTTTGGCAATGATTTTTTGGATGAAAACGATTGCCAGCACAAATCCGACCATGCCGGCCACAAGAAACGGGCTGACCCAGAGCGGCCATTTGGCCCAGATAACGGCCGCGTAAACCGCAACACCCATAAAAAGTAGAACCGCCAGCACCAGAAAAATTTTAAAAAATAAAGAGATCCAGGTTTTCATTTACGGTATCCTGCTGATTAGGGTCGCACCAACGTTATGGAGTACAAATTTGTAGATGACACAAAGCAGGCCGAATACCACCACCGGGGCGGCAAAGGCTGCGACATTGATAAGGGAAAACCCTTTGGATCGCATTTGAGGCGATGTGCTGTGATCCTTGATATAGGCTTCGGGAAACAGCTGCATGCGATCAAGATCCGGCAGATCCATGGAACTGCCGGTTAACAGTTTCAGGTTGGAAAGCCTGAGCTGCTCAATGAGCATCTCATCCCCCTGGTTGTGGTATTGACCGGTAAAGCCGAGACTTAAGCATATGTAGTAGACTTCACGCACCTGGTTCTGGTGGGGGCCGATGGTATTCATTTTCTGGAAGAACCGCTCCCCGGCATCCGAGGTATTAAAGTAGATTCGCTGGAGCTGTTCGCTTTGCCAGTAAGTTTTGCCTTCCCAGCCGGACCGCATGATGATTTCATCTATCCAGGCAAACACCGCAAATTTGGCAAGTTCATAATCTTCCCTTGGCAGATGGGCGTTGTCGCACATGGCCTGGCTTTCGGTGATCAGGCGGTTTATGTGGGCCCGGGCCTGGTCAAAGGCAATGGTGTTTGTCCCGTTTTTTTTGTAGAGAATAATGGTATAGGCCATCATGTCGGTGAAACAGTCTGAAAGGCGCATGGTTAATTTCTCCTTACGATCATCAGTTCGACCTTGAGGTCATCCGGGGCCGTATCCCAGTACAGGGCGATATTGTTGCCGGCCTCCACCGGGGCCCACAGCTTGCTGGTGTGATCGATCTGAAAATATACCGCATTGGACTTTCTGGGCAGTTCCTGGGGAATGGTCTCCAACGGATTGAGCCGGGCCCCGGGCAACGATTGTGCAATGAGAATGGGCAGCGACTCCCTGGCACTGAGCTTGGCAATATGTTTGATGGATTCGGTGATGCTGTCGGCCGAGGCTTCGGATTCGAGCATCAGATAAAACCTGCCCGATCCTTCAAAGAGATTCGGGGCCAGCTCCGCGGTGAAATAGGTGCCGTCAAAGTGAAGCGGTATAATATATTCCGGGCCTGCCGTGATCTCATCCAGCAGGCGGGTGATCAGATGCTGGGCCTGGGTAAAGCATTCCCAAAGTTGTTTGTGGTCGTAGTCCGTGACAAGGGTGGTGCCGTCGGCAAGCTCTCCGTTGGCCGAAATTTCTGCCGAAAAAGAGGAGAGTTCCCCGATAATCTGCCGCAAAATCCCGTACACCGACCAGGGCGCGGCCAGGGTGGTGCCGGTGACATGCTCAAGCAAGGGCAGGTACCGGTTCAATGAACGAAGGGCCATCATGTAGACCATATCCCTGGAACCAAACTCTGCGGTGTGAACCCCTTTGGTCCGCTTCACCGATTCAAGCTGCCGGGCCTTGGCCGACAACTGGTCCCGGATCTCCTTGACAATGCCCGAAAGCGTGTCGCAGCCGGAGAGGCATAAGCAGGGTGGTATGAACCGGGTATCAACCTTCACCTCTTCAAGGCTGCGCTGGAGGCGTGCAATGGGGATCAGGTGAAAATTTCCCTGGTGTTTAATTTCCGTTTCCCAGAAAATTTTTACCAGGAACTGCATCTGTTTGATTTCAGCTGTGGGGCCGTCCCCATGAATATCGTCCATTTCCTGTGGGGTACCGGCAAAAATGAACCGGCTGTTCAGATCCTCGCCTTGATTCGGTTCCGGTGCAATACCGACATTGCTTCCGGCATGGTCCAGTTTTTTTATGCCCAGATAAACGGTAAATGATTTTCCGCCGTCGGCCCATGCCGTTTCAAATGAGCGGGCAAACAGCTGGGCATTGTCCCCGATTATGACGTGGGAATAATCGGGGAATATGAACTCGCCTTTGGGGACGTCAAACACAAAATTGGCAAGGGCCCCCTGATCAATCTTCACATGGCCCACGCCCCAGAAATAGGGGACGTTGTATTTATACCATGGGTCCAGAAGCGACCGGTTATACAGATCATTGAGCTGGAAATGGTGGGGCTGCAGGAAAAGCCCCTGGTGCCAGAAAATCGGTTTAACCATGATGTTTACCTTTCAGCGGTCTCCTTGACCTCAACTTTGTCGATCTGTTGGGGTCCAAGATAGATCGTAAGGTCCAACGGTGCGGGCATTTTTTTGCGTTCCTTGGAGAAAAAACCTTTTTCTTCGATCATGACGGGAATTTGCACAAGGCGGGTGATACGGTCTTTTTCAAGGGTGTAATATCCGGCCACAATTGCCAGGTATTTTGCACTTTCAGCCCGGTTCATGACGATGGTGGTGGTTTCCCCTGGATTGACGATCAGATGCTTGGATGATGCCACACTTGAATCAAATACCTTGCATCCAAGCAGTTTGTATAGCCCGCTTTGATCTGAACAAAGCTGGTTGAATCCGTTGGGGTCCTTGAGCTGGTAAAAACAGGTATAAAGGGTATGGGCCTTTTTATTGTCCTGGTTGAGCATGGGATCCGCCACAACTTGAATTTTTACGGCATCTTTTTCGTAGGCCCACTGGGGCGGGGGGATCTCTTTTTTTGAACAGGCAAAAAGCGTTAGTAACGCACACACAAAAGCCGGTATTATAAAAATATTTTTCAACGTTTTTCTCCTTTTCAAATGGATATTTTCTGACAATTTCTTTCAAACTCCCTTAAAAATGATTCCATGAAACGTCCTGACTCAAACCATTGTTCGATCTTTTCAAATTTATTCACATATTCGTCGTAGTACTTTGACTTTTTCATGGGGCTCAGCCTGGATGCGCCGGAGTCCCGGGCAATGGTTTCGGGACTCAGTTCCCTGATGATCTCTTTGACCTTTGCATGGGCGGCCCGTTTGCTTGCCTGCTGGGATTCGAAAAAGGCTTTGCCGATCTGGCCGATGTAGCTGTCCAGTGTCCGGCCGTGCCCGGCCCCTTCGAGGTGGTAGCCTATGACCTGGCGGATGGTCTGGTCTGAATCCTGTTTGCCCATAAGGGTGGTGTTGATGGTGCCAATCAGCTGGTTCAAGGCTTCAAACACGGTGTTGATGGATTCCGCCAGGCTTTCCAACAGTTCATCGGAGTTCATATCTGCCTGGGATACGTTCCGGCCGAGCAGCAGTTTTATTACCCGAGCCAGGACATGGTCGTCAATTACCATATTTTCCTGGGTGTTGTTCGCGGCACAGGCGGCATGTTCAAAGTCCTGGATCAGCCTGTCAAGAACGTCCCGGCGGCTGTCTTTATCAAGATTTGCCAGTACGGCTTCCAGGTGTGATTCAATGGTATCTTCTTTGGCATCGTCTGCGTAAATGGCTTTAATCTGTTCTTTTAATGATTGGTGTGA contains:
- a CDS encoding type VI secretion protein IcmF/TssM N-terminal domain-containing protein; this encodes MKTWISLFFKIFLVLAVLLFMGVAVYAAVIWAKWPLWVSPFLVAGMVGFVLAIVFIQKIIAKKREQKFVSRIIEQDNADLDLKTEKDRDAMREMQVKWKQSVEALKKSHLKKQGNPLYVLPWYMIIGKSGSGKTTAIKSADLSSSFAEVKSVSGISGTRNCDWWFFEQAVLIDTAGRYSVRVDEERDKDEWQRFLQLLAKYRKKEPLNGLIVTVSVDELNTAQTQDLERQGRDLRKRVDELMRVLESKFPIYIMVTKCDLIQGMTGFCDTLSEDALGQAMGIVNHGFEQDSQGLVTQCFKSMGEQIRNLRLLIMQKTGQADTGPDLILFPKEFDGIESGLRAYVKGLFQENPYQESPLFRGIYFSSGCQEGTPFSSFLKDMGLISEQEVLPGTSRGLFLHDFFSKLLPSDRGLFTQTRRGAAWSRLTRNIGFAAWTTLIIFFCGILSFSFVKNLNIMKRAAAQFATSRALSGELISDIDTLEKFETAIKGVAERNRNWWIPRLGLTNSIEIEARLKEKYCRLIDSRFLDPFDKKMAENMIDFNAGTPQGVYISHVAHLVRRIHCIKAKLADSDINALTALPQPAFNTVDIGVGKEIVEDVQVKINSMYLNYLSWQGDTLVMNQRMNTLEKWLARVLSMEGKPLNWLVAWANSDPSLGIYSVSNFWGRNVDDTDLASVPAGFTIQGRKSIDNFIADIEHALANSLILAQKKRDFHRWYRTAYFDAWFGFITDFDKAKTRIPRREQWLELSNRVGRKKGPYMSLLDTMPKELGYFSRTETDTPADRTPDWVSLAKDLSTLDLQAVALRKAPKASSGVLGKAATAVKKGIDNVKTDPADSLHGMDPETMLRAAKNLMIYQDNLAALAPMVVSRRAAFDMANALYTEDPATSEIAFFKARKAFKTLKPMPAYKGKETELIWDLLEGPLNFFHQLTLNEAACTLQKKWEQGVLMEMQGIAGDQNKNALLLGQNGYVTKFINGPGKPFIKRTLRKGYQAAVLDGKSINFNPYFFKFLTRGIRAGKPMKPNYTVNISGMPTSANDESQFQPHATVLELICADKTTTLENLNFPVQNTFRWSPTSECDTMFTIKIGSLDLVKRYEGNLSFPKFLKEFPNGHHTFTPADFPEHRQDLARMGVKAIRVRYQMKGNRTVAGLVSATPGRVPGEIVTCWK
- a CDS encoding DotU family type IV/VI secretion system protein → MRLSDCFTDMMAYTIILYKKNGTNTIAFDQARAHINRLITESQAMCDNAHLPREDYELAKFAVFAWIDEIIMRSGWEGKTYWQSEQLQRIYFNTSDAGERFFQKMNTIGPHQNQVREVYYICLSLGFTGQYHNQGDEMLIEQLRLSNLKLLTGSSMDLPDLDRMQLFPEAYIKDHSTSPQMRSKGFSLINVAAFAAPVVVFGLLCVIYKFVLHNVGATLISRIP
- the tssK gene encoding type VI secretion system baseplate subunit TssK yields the protein MVKPIFWHQGLFLQPHHFQLNDLYNRSLLDPWYKYNVPYFWGVGHVKIDQGALANFVFDVPKGEFIFPDYSHVIIGDNAQLFARSFETAWADGGKSFTVYLGIKKLDHAGSNVGIAPEPNQGEDLNSRFIFAGTPQEMDDIHGDGPTAEIKQMQFLVKIFWETEIKHQGNFHLIPIARLQRSLEEVKVDTRFIPPCLCLSGCDTLSGIVKEIRDQLSAKARQLESVKRTKGVHTAEFGSRDMVYMMALRSLNRYLPLLEHVTGTTLAAPWSVYGILRQIIGELSSFSAEISANGELADGTTLVTDYDHKQLWECFTQAQHLITRLLDEITAGPEYIIPLHFDGTYFTAELAPNLFEGSGRFYLMLESEASADSITESIKHIAKLSARESLPILIAQSLPGARLNPLETIPQELPRKSNAVYFQIDHTSKLWAPVEAGNNIALYWDTAPDDLKVELMIVRRN
- the tssJ gene encoding type VI secretion system lipoprotein TssJ, with product MKNIFIIPAFVCALLTLFACSKKEIPPPQWAYEKDAVKIQVVADPMLNQDNKKAHTLYTCFYQLKDPNGFNQLCSDQSGLYKLLGCKVFDSSVASSKHLIVNPGETTTIVMNRAESAKYLAIVAGYYTLEKDRITRLVQIPVMIEEKGFFSKERKKMPAPLDLTIYLGPQQIDKVEVKETAER
- a CDS encoding type VI secretion system-associated FHA domain protein; the encoded protein is MNSLDISHQSLKEQIKAIYADDAKEDTIESHLEAVLANLDKDSRRDVLDRLIQDFEHAACAANNTQENMVIDDHVLARVIKLLLGRNVSQADMNSDELLESLAESINTVFEALNQLIGTINTTLMGKQDSDQTIRQVIGYHLEGAGHGRTLDSYIGQIGKAFFESQQASKRAAHAKVKEIIRELSPETIARDSGASRLSPMKKSKYYDEYVNKFEKIEQWFESGRFMESFLREFERNCQKISI